One window of the Manihot esculenta cultivar AM560-2 chromosome 14, M.esculenta_v8, whole genome shotgun sequence genome contains the following:
- the LOC110631106 gene encoding uncharacterized protein LOC110631106: MGISFKYWDECVEPQDMEEMWWVPEVSTEWFDAGETKGQKVHLSRDPDGEPYLTQTEMKAVTEIIVRRHFDSQILPDMLCAIAELASDRKLLATNYNKKTKETTIGIMQLVPKTAEWLVRDMGYRIYDVQENPDILYRPFVSVYFGAAYLKWLSNFEQKERSEEFVVRAYKGGTKKANHKSTLQHWKRYLSVKESLPSRSFVDEGPSVNNSCASAAAAVSASQNTGGSHEYWDSRASTEDMIEMWNNNDVAREWMKCGEKRGKVRFSHDKDKRPYLSRVEVKAVAETILSKHFSTRKVKPSVLCALAEMVSMRFVTGVGPRIGLMGIDYSTAFWLYIELGYRAYKIDSVDDLTMPFVSMYFGAAYLAYLSEYEGRERTPQFVVQAYLAGPKNVNLQETGPFWLKFEQALANYEDVKKDPGSCTIL, encoded by the exons ATGGGCATCAGCTTCAAATATTGGGATGAGTGTGTTGAACCACAGGACATGGAAGAAATGTGGTGGGTGCCTGAAGTGAGCACTGAATGGTTCGATGCTGGAGAGACTAAAGGACAGAAGGTTCACCTTTCAAGGGACCCTGATGGCGAGCCTTATTTGACACAAACTGAGATGAAG GCTGTCACTGAAATTATTGTCCGCAGACATTTTGATTCTCAGATCCTTCCG GATATGCTCTGTGCCATTGCTGAATTAGCAAGTGATAGGAAGTTGCTTGCTACAAACTATAACAAAAAAACTAAGGAGACCACCATAGGAATCATGCAACTGGTACCAAAAACAGCAGAGTGGCTTGTCAG AGATATGGGCTACCGGATATATGATGTACAAGAGAATCCAGATATTCTGTATAGGCCTTTTGTAAGTGTATATTTTGGGGCCGCATACCTTAAATGGTTATCAAACTTTGAGCAAAA AGAAAGAAGTGAAGAGTTTGTAGTTAGGGCATATAAAGGTGGCACAAAAAAGGCAAATCATAAGTCAACTTTGCAGCATTGGAAACGTTACCTTTCAGTCAAGGAAAGTCTCCCATCAAG AAGCTTTGTAGATGAAGGTCCTTCAGTAAACAATTCTTGTGCTTCTGCTGCTGCAGCCGTATCTGCTTCACAAAACACAG GTGGTAGTCATGAATATTGGGACTCTAGGGCTTCTACAGAAGACATGATAGAGATGTGGAATAACAATGATGTTGCTAGAGAGTGGATGAAATGTGGAGAAAAACGTGGAAAGGTACGCTTTTCACATGACAAGGACAAGAGACCGTATCTTTCCCGGGTAGAAGTGAAG GCGGTTGCGGAGACAATTCTTTCAAAGCACTTTAGTACAAGGAAAGTTAAACCA TCAGTCCTTTGTGCCCTTGCTGAAATGGTTAGCATGCGTTTTGTGACCGGCGTTGGACCCCGAATCGGATTAATGGGAATCGACTACTCTACAGCTTTCTGGCTTTACAT AGAGTTGGGTTATAGGGCTTACAAAATTGATTCCGTTGATGATTTGACGATGCCATTTGTGTCCATGTACTTTGGCGCAGCCTATCTGGCTTATTTATCAGAATATGAAGGGAG GGAAAGGACTCCACAGTTTGTTGTTCAGGCTTACCTTGCTGGACCAAAGAATGTGAATCTTCAGGAGACTGGTCCATTTTGGCTTAAATTTGAGCAAGCTTTGGCCAATTACGAAGATGTTAAAAA AGATCCAGGAAGCTGCACCATCTTGTAA